The Ziziphus jujuba cultivar Dongzao chromosome 1, ASM3175591v1 genome segment TTAGAAGAAGTTTTCGAACAACTGAGAACATCACATAGAGGACTTTCATCCGACGATGCTGAAGCCAGACTGGTTATTTTTGGCCCTAACAAGCTTGAAGAGAAACCAGTAAGCACTCaaacttttgaaaatttctttgttttgcaaAGAAAAACGAGTAAACCATTCATTGATATAATGCAGGAgaacaaaatattgaaatttcttAGTTTCATGTGGAATCCATTGTCATGGGTTATGGAAGCTGCAGCTGTGATGGCAATTGCCCTCGCTAATGGTGGAGTGAGTAGACTTAATCCTGATATGTCTTTTAAGAACAATTTTCTTACATTTTAACTTAATTGGATGTATCCATGTAtaacttctttttcttgttaattaattgaaatttcaGGGTGAGGGTCCTGATTGGCAAGACTTTGTTGGGATTATATGCCTCCTAATAATCAACTCGACAATTAGTTTTATAGAGGAAAACAATGCTGGGAATGCTGCTGCAGCACTTATGGCTCGTTTAGCTCCAAAAACAAAGGTGAACATCATTtgatagatttcttaagctatGGGAAAAGCAACTCTTCTATATACAAAAACTTATCACCTCAAGGTTTCTCAATGCAGGTTCTCAGGGATGGGCAGTGGCAAGAACAAGATGCTTCTGTTTTAGTGCCAGGAGATATAATTAGCATAAAGCTTGGGGATATCATTCCCGCTGATGCACGCCTGCTTGAAGGAGATCCTTTAAAAATTGACCAGGCAAGTGCTCAAAAGTTCAAGGAATTccaatttatcattaattttataaGTGTTAACCCGTCACATTTTGTTGGGTGTTTATACTGTGAATCTTATTTTAGATTCATTTTGCAGCTTACATAGTTTGCTAAACTATGGGTACTTATGAATTTTCAATTATGAAAATAGTATGATAAGTAACTAAGTATAATGTAATCAAGTTCAAATTCTGCTGTGCAGTCAGCTCTTACTGGAGAGTCTCTACCTGTTACTAAGAGGACAGGTGATGAAGTTTTTTCTGGTTCAACATGTAAGCATGGAGAAATTGAAGCTGTAGTTATAGCAACTGGGGTACAGTCTTTCTTTGGAAAAGCAGCACATTTAGTTGACTCTACTGAAGTCACTGGACATTTTCAGAAGGTGAAAATAATTCTGGCATAAGATTTAGGTATCGGTTTTCTACAGTTTTGTTTTCAGACATGGTTGATTCAAGTATGGAAATTCACAACAGTATTATATGTGACACTGGTAACATTCAAAATGCTACAGACACATTCTACTCGATGCAAACCAGAAGtgcctaaattcaaaataagttGTGGACATTTTTGATGTGCCTTCAATGTTAATGCCCTGAttataatataatgtaaaaTCAGTGACTGGTTTTTCCTGCAGGTCCTTACCTCCATTGGGAATTTCTGCATCTGCTCAATAGCTGTGGGAATGATTCTTGAAATCATTGTCATGTTCCCTATACAGCAACGTTCTTATAGGGATGGAATTAACAACCTTCTTGTGCTCTTAATTGGAGGAATACCTATAGCTATGCCAACGGTACTGTCAGTAACACTTGCTATTGGTTCTCATCGGCTCTCTCAACAGGTACATTTCTTAAAAGCTATAGTCTGttattttctgaaatttatGGCATGAAGTTAAACCATGACCACTCCATATGTGTGGCCAAATCTTCTGATTGAGCTAACTTGGCCAAAAATATCTCCTTCCAAATCAATAGTTTACCGTACATCTAAAAAAGAAAGGGATCTTTAGTGTGGTGTTTTCCTCCATTAGCTTATCCAACATCAAACCATAATATCAACACTGACAATGCAAAACTTTttgattttgtattaattttacaaGGGTGCCATTACGAAAAGGATGACAGCAATTGAAGAAATGGCAGGCATGGATGTACTCTGCAGTGATAAAACTGGAACTCTTACCCTGAATCGCCTCACAGTTGATAAAAACCTTGTTGAGGTACATACAATTACTTCATATATAATTGGTGAAATAGTACGTATCAATAATTTCCGACTTGGGGAATGAGAAActgcagtgaaaatatttttgtgCAAAGTATGAAAGTTGTTTTTTATCCATTCTAATCTGAGGAAATGTGACCGCTAAACAAAGAAGTCTCAGTTTCAGACACTATATATATTGAAGATGATTTTACCAAATAACTGCTGGTTCATTATTCGAGTTCTGTTTAGAATCTTTTAAACTTCTGAGCAAGTAATTCTGGAATGATATTAATCGACCCAACTGCCTCATTTCTCCAAAAAAGGCTAATCTTGATTCTTGCATATATATCTTTTGCAGGTTTTTAACAAAGACATGGATAAAGATACGGTTGTCTTGCTTGCAGCCAGGGCAGCAAGATTGGACAATCAGGATGCTATTGATGAAGCAATTATCAACATGCTCGCTGATCCAAAGGAGGTATGCGATAGGAAATGTGTTACTTCAGCACTAATGGTTGGTTTCTTTTCTACCATATATTTCTGTATAATTAAACAGAAAATTTACATGTATGCAGGCACGTGCTAATATAACAGAAGTGCATTTCCTGCCCTTCAATCCAGTAGACAAACGCACTGCAATTACCTACATTGATTCTGATGGTAACTGGTACCGAGCCAGCAAAGGAGCTCCAGAACAGGTATCTATATTGTTAGAAAGACTGTTAACCATAGAACTCTTGAACAATTCTTATTCTTGTTTAAAATATCTTCTACCAAAGAAATAATATCAATGTAATTGGGTTAACTAAATTGGTATATAATCTGTTACTCATATGGTGTGGTCACTTTCCAGTAGTTTGTTCAAGAAAACAAAGAACCTGATTTTTttatggccttttttttttttttttttttttttaaacaactaACAGATCTTAAGTCTATGTAAAGAGAAACAAGAAATTGGTGGAAGAGTGCATGCCATAATAGACAAATTTGCTGAAAGGGGATTACGTGCCCTTGGAGTTGCTTTTCAGGTATAACATATGGGCttgtctttcttttctttggttGGAAGTTGTAATAAACCAGAGATGAGTTTAGTTCTCATTTAATGATAGAAACCAATAAATTAGTTGCAACACCATTGTTTTGGGCTTTTGGTATGAAGCTTCatactttgttttgtttttctgacATCCTTCCAGGAAGTTCCAGAAAAAACTAAGGACAGTCCTGGAGGTCCTTGGACGTTCTGTGGATTGTTGCCCTTGTTTGATCCTCCAAGACATGATAGTGCTGAGACCATCCGGAGAGCGCTAAACCTAGGTGTCTGTGTTAAGATGATTACAGGTATATACTTATTAATTACTAATAAAATGGCAAGGAGctcatatattaatttatacaactatTTCCAAGTTACCATAATTTGGGGAACTTTCAATATCCAGGTCTTGAGTAACATATTTTCTGCTCTTAGCATCTATAAATTCACATGAAACTGTTTGTACAAATTTATCATCAAGACTGAGAACACAATGAGGAGAAatttcaaagagaaaatgtcagtTAAGTTTGGGAGATAGAAGAAATATCAAAGAGAAAATACTGATACATTACTTCTTGTTCTAATGTAGGTGACCAATTGGCAATTGCGAAGGAGACAGGTCGACGACTTGGTATGGGAACCAACATGTACCCCTCTTCCTCATTGTTAGGCcgtgagaaagaagaaaatcatgAGGCCCTGCCAGTGGATGAGCTCATCGAAAAAGCAGATGGTTTTGCCGGTGTATTCCCTGGTAATCCCAAAAATTTTCTTAGGAAAAAATCATTTCAATTACTATTTAAATATGTAGCATGTATTagcatgtatttttttaatatctatgcCTTCTCAGTAATCTGCTAATTCCAATGATtattttccatgaaaattacagaacataaatatgaaattgtaaaaattttacaagaaaAGAAGCATGTGGTGGGAATGACTGGAGATGGTGTAAACGATGCACCTGCTTTAAAGAAGGCAGATATTGGGATAGCAGTGGCAGATTCTACAGATGCAGCAAGAGGTGCTGCTGACTTAGTCTTAACAGAACCTGGATTAAGCGTAATCGTCAGTGCAGTCTTAACTAGCCGAGCAATATTCCAAAGAATGAAGAATTACACGGTGAGTGTTCCTCTTCTAATTTTTGCATTTAATGATCAGAGTTGCATTATTTTTGTCTAAATAGTTTTCATGGTATAATTGATAATCCTGCATGATATATACACAGATATATGCCGTCTCCATAACAATAAGGATTGTGGTAAGTATGATTACTTTTGGACTTCTTGATGTTTATTTCAGTTTATTGAAGTTAAACCAAGGCTTTTAAATGTCAATGTTATTtcaattttcatataattattcaCACTGAATCCTGCTGCAGCTTGGTTTCGTACTCCTTGCGTTGATATGGGAATATGACTTCCCACCTTTCATGGTTCTGATAATAGCAATACTCAATGATGGTAATCTTTCAAAACCATCTTTCAATTGGAATGCATAATTACATATCAATGAGAGAAATTATCCATGTGAAGTGAGAAGTCAATAATGTCTGTGTATGTGTGACTAGGAACCATCATGACTATTTCAAAAGATCGTGTAAAACCCTCTCCAGCGCCTGACAGTTGGAAGCTCAATGAGATATTTGCAACTGGCGTAGTCATTGGAACATATCTCGCTCTGATTACTGTGTTATTTTATTGGCTTGTAGTTGAAACAACCTTCTTTGAGGTATGAAACTCAAGAAGATTTTCTTTTACGTAGTGTGTTGAGTCAGAGTGGAAGTTCAGAGTGCCTGATATGTTAGTGCTGATCTGATTAATTTAAACTTGCTGCAGACCCATTTCCATGTGAAGTCCTTATCCAGCAATAGCGAGAAGGTTTCGTCTGCTATATACCTGCAAGTTAGCATAATCAGCCAGGCTCTAATATTTGTTACACGCAGTCAGGGATGGTCTTTTCTAGAGAGGCCTGGAACCCTCTTGATGTGTGCATTTGTGGTTGCACAACTGGTAAGGTTTAATCAGATTAGCCTGCATTCGGTGTCTTTCAACTTTATCTTCTGCATATATCAACTTCAAGGAATGAGTCTAAAAGAAAGTAGGGCTCACAGATCATTTCAATAATGTTCAGGTGGCCACCTTAATAGCTGTGTATGCGCATATCAGCTTTGCATACATCACAGGCATTGGATGGGGATGGGCTGGAATTATATGGTTATACAGTTTGATCTTCTATATACCTCTGGATATTATCAAGTTCACAGTTCGTTATGCATTGAGTGGGGAAGCCTGGAATCTGTTATTCGATCGAAAGGTTAGTGATAGTgttgttaattttctttcatgCAAGCCTTGAAAATGCATATTTGTTGGTTCTAAATTTTGGGTTTCTAAAAACAGACGGCCTTTACCTCTAAAAAAGACTATGGGAAGGATGATAGAGCAGCTCAGTGGGTACTTTCCCAGAGAAGTCTCCAAGGACTGATGTCTGCAGATTTAGAGAACCTTAATGGAAGGAGATCTAGTCTTAATGCAAGGAGATCTTCTTTGATCGCCGAACAGGCCAGGCGCCGTGCTGAGATAGCCAGGTATCACAGACATTTTACTTCATAATCATGACCacttttatcatatttataaaatttctcaCCTACATTTCTCAGATACATTTGTATTTTACACTTTCCTGGTTTTGACATTTGAAATAACCCTTTgaatacatatgcatatatatatatatatatatatatactttgttAAAATATTAGAGGGATGTAAATATCTTTAACTTTTTCTGATGCATTTTCTTATTCATTTCGGGGATTTAATTGTTACCTAATATGTCCTTGTTTGATAAACCCTTGAAATTTCACAG includes the following:
- the LOC107404902 gene encoding ATPase 10, plasma membrane-type yields the protein MAEDLDKPLLGPENFNREGIDLERLPLEEVFEQLRTSHRGLSSDDAEARLVIFGPNKLEEKPENKILKFLSFMWNPLSWVMEAAAVMAIALANGGGEGPDWQDFVGIICLLIINSTISFIEENNAGNAAAALMARLAPKTKVLRDGQWQEQDASVLVPGDIISIKLGDIIPADARLLEGDPLKIDQATLTGESLPVTKRTGDEVFSGSTCKHGEIEAVVIATGVQSFFGKAAHLVDSTEVTGHFQKVLTSIGNFCICSIAVGMILEIIVMFPIQQRSYRDGINNLLVLLIGGIPIAMPTVLSVTLAIGSHRLSQQGAITKRMTAIEEMAGMDVLCSDKTGTLTLNRLTVDKNLVEVFNKDMDKDTVVLLAARAARLDNQDAIDEAIINMLADPKEARANITEVHFLPFNPVDKRTAITYIDSDGNWYRASKGAPEQILSLCKEKQEIGGRVHAIIDKFAERGLRALGVAFQEVPEKTKDSPGGPWTFCGLLPLFDPPRHDSAETIRRALNLGVCVKMITGDQLAIAKETGRRLGMGTNMYPSSSLLGREKEENHEALPVDELIEKADGFAGVFPEHKYEIVKILQEKKHVVGMTGDGVNDAPALKKADIGIAVADSTDAARGAADLVLTEPGLSVIVSAVLTSRAIFQRMKNYTIYAVSITIRIVLGFVLLALIWEYDFPPFMVLIIAILNDGTIMTISKDRVKPSPAPDSWKLNEIFATGVVIGTYLALITVLFYWLVVETTFFETHFHVKSLSSNSEKVSSAIYLQVSIISQALIFVTRSQGWSFLERPGTLLMCAFVVAQLVATLIAVYAHISFAYITGIGWGWAGIIWLYSLIFYIPLDIIKFTVRYALSGEAWNLLFDRKTAFTSKKDYGKDDRAAQWVLSQRSLQGLMSADLENLNGRRSSLNARRSSLIAEQARRRAEIARLGELHTLRGHVESVVRLKNLDLGVIKSAHTV